A window of Metopolophium dirhodum isolate CAU chromosome 6, ASM1992520v1, whole genome shotgun sequence genomic DNA:
ttagtattttttttaaattatgcatatttatttttatttaatgtctatattttaaatttaattttataatatttattaaaactaattagtttgttatttaaaatgatatttattcaaGGTGCTAACTAATCTATGGGTACCAGATGTTGAATATAAATTCCCATTGCttgcaaaaaatgaaaaacgtgGCTTAAGATTTCAGCATAAATGGCTAAAAGAATTTAATTGGCTGGCGTATTCAAATGTCAAAAATGGGACATTCTGTAAATACTGTGTACTGTTTGCAAAAAATGGTGGTGTTGGAAGCCAGCCTTTGGGTAGCCTTGTTACTGTTGCTTTCAGCAACTGGAAGAAGGAAAAAGaggtttgataatttaaatgatttattccagagacatttgctaaaatatttaatacatttttttttagacttttcgGGCTCGTGGAAGTTTGAAATATCATACATTGTCTGTTCTAGACTCTgaacactttttaaaataatagaaaaaaaggaaCTGTCTATAATAGAacgcatagataataataggtaggtaatattaaatgcataatatgataacccttactttaaagtttaaatttttgaagTACATTGATTCTGTGAATTTGTTTAGAATGGTacaaattgaagaaaatagaAGGAAAATAGGACCAATTATTGAGTGTATAATTCTATGTGGTAAAGAAGAGTTGGCTTTGAGAGGACATAGAGATTTTGGTGATATCTTAGTAGATGGTAAGCATAAATAtagaaactaaaaactaaattgtataaacttttaccatttaataataataatacttaagtataattaaactGAATTATCAATGTCATATAACTATTGGACAATAATGCTCCAGTCATGCTAATTAtggatttacaattattattgtaaaaaacatgttattattgtttgcaacttttaacttttattttttagatgattCAAGGCAAGGCCATTTCCGTGGTATTCTCAAGTACAGATCAAAAGGAGATGAATTTTTGCGTAATGTTCTTGAGGGTTCAGGGAAACGTAATAAATATACGAGTCCAAttatacaaaatgaaataattcagTCATGTTACACAATTTTACTAAGGAAACTAGTTAATGTgattaataaatctaaatgtttCTCTGTTCTGGCTGATGAAACAACCGACATATCGACTAAAGAGCAACTCAGTATATGTGTttgatatattgataaaaacaataagttgCATGAGaactttttacgattttttgaaattgatagCTTGACTGGTTATGACTTGGCTAActcaatattaaatggtaattgtaaataacacatttatgatttatttatttattcactttatttatttatattatttaattacatttttttgttggtatGCTTAAACAGATGTGGAATTGATTGCAATTATTTATATGGCCAAGGCTATGATGGGGCCAGTAATATGGCTGGTCGATTTAAAGGAGTACAGACTATTGTGAAATCTaaataccccaacgctatataatatgtacattgtgcaGCACATTCGCTGAATTTAGCTGTTTCAACAGCTAGTGGCATAAAACCTATCAGAAATTGTTTGGGGGTGATcgaaaaagtttataattttttcaatacccCTAAAAGAAATTCTGTTCTTTTAAATACCATTGAGAATTCAAATAATGCACCCCAAGTAAAACAACTCAAACGGCTTTGTGCTACTCGTTGTATTCAACGTTATGATTCTGTAAATGATTTTTCTGTACTATTTTCAATTGTTCTCAATGCGTTAGACATTATATCTGATTAGAAAGAATCAACAGATGCTGAAATGCTTCAGAAAGCGTTAAAAGATTCAGAGTTTATGATTTCTTTGATTGTTATAAAGGTTcagataatatctattttatatacatttaggtacatatattgtgttatttttaaattttgttttaggtattattttcttatGGACTTCCGCTGTGTAAACAATTGCAAAAAGTtcaaattgatttgaaaaagacaatactcatagtagaaaatgtaatagctactttaaaatgtatcagagaaaataatgaaatagaattcaaaattatctataataatgtcaaagtaatcttttactttaatatactgtttaatatttaaaataatatttatgatgaaCCTACATCATAAATATGCccccaaatatttattaatatattacagaaaaTGGCAGATGATGTTGGAATTGAATTGCTAGAGAAAAGAATTTCTTCTAAACAAACACATAGAGCTAatccaaatttacaaaatcattcTACCGAACAATACTATCGTGTAACAGTATTTTTACCATATATTGATTACTTTATATCACAACTTACTGAGCGTTTTGTAaatcataaaagtatttttgaaggtataaactagttattacatattttcaaaaaaaaatctctattgacattatattattataaattataatataagtacaaatactgaatagctatataaataactaatttgccaaagtattttattatttgatatttactgtTATAGGGTTcgattgcatttttaaaacccAGCCATTGCCACTAGAGATAAATGACCGAGAACAATTTAATAAGCTTGTGAACATATATTCACCCGTTGTAGATAAATTCAATAGCATAGCCGAATTCAATATGTggaaaacaaaactatttacaGATAATATCATTCTTAGTTCAGGATTACAGGCATTAGAAATTTGTGATAAAGAATTTTATCCCAACATTTacatgttgataaaaatattttgtacgctTCCAGTGTCAACAACAACTCCTGAACGATCATtctctaatttaaaaagaattaaaacttATCTCAGGAATAGTATGAATGAAGTAAATTtgcagattttaaattatgatatattattgaaagtatttataaaattgtgtatttcattgttattatagacTAGACTGAATGGATTGGCTCTATTAGCATGCCATACAGAAACAAAGATTACACCAGATGAAGTCATTGATGAATTGTCTCTGAAAAATAGAAGACTGgagtttgttttgtaaaatcacTGCAAATAAATGGCTATATGTGCCTAtgtgttatatatacctatgtagataatagatatcaatgatcaatataattatatgatattttacatttttacagaacaaattattaattagctaaatattttataaatttatttcattgtgttgattattataaatctatattaagctattaatatattatttattcattagattattatgttaaacttaaaatgctattcattgattaatattgtcttttaaaatacctatacttgattagtgattaaaaattagggattagcaaaaaaaaaaagtcttgcaTGACTGGtttctttgaaaatgtatttctaatttctatatccCCCCCCTCAAGaaaatcctaaatacgccactgaagaggatgtcagatttttagcgcaccatttatttctctctctgacccacgcacaatcattttagtgttttcttaatcgtacatttggtatgctacgcgtgggtcaaagatggaaaacaaatagtgcgctgacatcccaaccagcaacaagtttacacgagtgagctgggtatggctccatcatagataataaagatatggataggacataatggtcttatcatcggtcttcgaggggaacaattgaggccaaataaagtatacctatatcgagtatcgactatcaatataaaggagcctcaattgccttcccctccgggaacgcggcctgaaatgtatttaacataggcgtggactatccatggtgtcaacaatcaaaggatcaacttgataatcaaacaattaagtttggcaacctgcaactcaggatctttttattcaaagtgtcctaatgagtcataagaaggttagttaaataaacctatggttagttgaagctatggtgatgatagacgactaccatcactggtcgtgagctttgtgatgatcttttcctactaaccatcaaggtattcgatattgtaaacataacaatgaaagaaaatatttatcaactgattACGTTACGTATTACCTAcgtattgttaacataactattctacctttacactttttcttcccccgtctctcacagctatatacaggttcagccactctcattccactcctccatatgatcggtattctgtctatccatctcttcttcagtcttctcgcccctcatttcccccctaaattaacttctatagccactctcactatctcttatcatacagtgaccgaaccacctaaacctattctctcttgttttcactacaatatgtacactacccttaattaattaatttcttattctatcctcttttgtatcttaacacctaacttattattctcatatctgctactctcactccacttacctaccctaaccttacatttctttttcatctttccctttcatacaccaaacattctgaaatcctgttgacccatttccttatcttcgccatatcacacacttcctaattcctattcactcagtctctagttacctacaagtcatcgtacttgattatcggtgaaaatatttaaatatcattgagcgaattccctactcgaaagaattgcttaaaaaaatatcatacctcaccaattttctaattttgaacacgactttatcgATAGCCCGAATAgcgttataccagtatagttacaatacaaatattgaaaattttcgggcaatacatcccctgatcaattaactataataaaaaaaaacctactgagaaataagaaaatacataccccgtgacggaatcaaaatctgctacgaaacttagtcttcgaaacactgaaacgttcacacatttcaatctgcttatgatatattattcccagtttgaaaatgttcactgacgaataccatttctgaaataacacgcatcttatgcagtaaaatgttctacaatattctaatgacctatgcgttacagtctacagatattatataaacctaccaataaatacctaatataatttttattacacagagtttgtatttttaaatgttgtattcaaggatttattagttttatttgtatacctaacaacaattacatttattcacaagtcagttatcaactagaactcgactacgagtaagacagcgtttggattgttcggactggcgtataatttattattattatacattgcgcctttggtaggcagtagtaaacgtatatgcttgtacattacttagttaacagattttcgtttgaggtgttctcttaaaacccaaatatttaatgcccgtatcccgtatgcatagaagatgtatgtttcacatttaacgaaaactaaaactatcgtgacggaactgaattacgaagaacgtataaaacaaaaataatcgtcaccaagtgatagggtataatctgctatgtacttacaaatcatattaaataacattaatcattatgtattttcttattttgttaggtaggtataaaaacctaccttcctacttataaaagcattacctaatcattgatttaaaattttaaaaattattctactataacaataaattaacagttgtaggcaaagtattataatttaaggtatttttcataatatcctaatttttgtacacctataacaactactctacgtctaacgggtatataagtttgtctgacaataaatatttacattaggtttACCGCGTCcacagagtagtaggacaaaacttacgtaattatttattcttccggcgaaacgcggtccctttgagtgtataatattgtctagtgtcagagctgtgcgtctccgtcaaggaaaatgcagcgcgcgtcttcatatatccgatccaaaagttcagtctggaagtattgagattaatgacatttataaaaataggcacctagcttaatattcttaatagcacctaacgaaatatgtgagtacgtattggaatcgctgttcgtctcaaacgattgtcattttccatagattatttataattataacctaaccgtcccaatcatagaaaatatatatatggtcctaaccgatggatgatgaatatttttacattatcttcaaaaaaacatttatttgtttctactagacgcaaatgcggtaaattgaattcaaatttataatatagataacggtttttttacttggtaacaatttatttattacttggtttataaacaaattctaattgatataaaatagtaattatataaaaatagttttattgatcccaatatattttaaaaatagtgtttcaaataaaataataaaaaaaatttaagaaatacctattaattaatatgtattacctaaataacaaaataactaaataaattcgtgtttttttttaaacattttcacgtcccccccctcccccttacgaaattgtgtctttcctccttagagtggtgcgtcCCTTAGGtcaagagcccttgaaatagtgcatgttaaaaaatcagctatatcctcccccccaccctttgaaaaaataatttgactcatttagctactttatgaattaagaacgatacattgaacgtacaaaactgtacctacctacataatagttatcaacctattaacccatcaataatattatactttttattgtgtacactaatcgattggtatatacaaaataacgttaagttataaataggacgtggatttaaatgcattaaaaataagaaaaatgtcttaaaaatacgatttaatgcacttatattacaaagcttaataaaatggccagaaaaattaaaagtccaatttaaacgaatataaaatagaatttagataagtgtataggtagtgtattcgttatattttgagtttcattatagcacatcagtcgatcagatgctatttaatattttaaaataaaaaaattcgacagtaattccatattggcaagtgttgttttctataactgaagactgaagttatagtatcgaacataatgggtacgtaaaaaaatagaaatataagaaaaaaaattacctttatttaattgtatttaatttttttctaataagtttttataaaattgactttatcccatataaatgttctaatttcatttttcaattcgttgataatatataaaacgaattctttgcttggaaagcaatgttttagaaaattcagaaaatgcagtttatatttaaatattataaataataatttctgatgcattaatgcggaagagtgagggggttgTCCACCccctatgaaaataaaaaaatatttataattcatgtttataccgattttctaccgaaaaaataaattactttaatctcaatattatttattagtcaacgaAATCTttgatcagaatcgtttttcgtttgttcgttttgtattttaataatttatacgtggataggtatattattattactaataattatagtagttgtgtttgttttatttcattaatttatttagtactataccaataaattatatattaattaataatttttaaaacattgtgttcaaaaaaataaaaaaaaaatgtgattgtaattagagtcttgtaatgtacctacctatatttaaaaaataaataaatataataataactattgaacttttagggacataataggtaacccattcgtgtatgtagtattacactatttatataggtatatttatatacctatacgagtatatgagtacttatattattcataagtgcgcacacgtcaggataggcagttgaccattaaaccaaaatatttatatatttatattaagtaccctgtatagaggtattcacctattaattataattattctacaaacagggactggaaaaacgacgacggcgtttatatctcgcgtattttatacattttaagtccgggactaaaatatgcgcctacaacacttggatagcacatttttcgtgacattaaatatttgttttaagtcttaaaagtaaatttaagccccaaaagaatataaaaacaaacttactttaattatcgactcttttggcggaatccgtgacgtgtgtgaactgcgacgcccatgaggaaacgctccagaatacagccagaacttagaatattgtgatttatgaaaaataaaattatacgaaacgcagtaagttttttgctcatatcttctttgcttattgaaattttagaatttttaatcgactgtgtcttctgcaatgactttgagatttgccatagattaaataaataaatgatagatattatactaggtacgtcaatatgatgaatccacggatataatattataatgcaactttttatatcaaagagttccgtgttaaggaccaatttgttcattgaaatttgatatgacaataaaccaaaatagtttataattttgaatttgaattataataatatgatataggtattatttaaattattattttcgtttatcaatttaattattgattaaggtggtgaatagatatcagaagcacaagaatatttttataagagcatattgtattttatgaattattaaataaaaattttattacatataggtttattacatattggtaagtcgatcagaaactatatttacactgaatgttaatagtaaaaagctattaaaaaatctattatttgtatttatttgttaataattaagacttaaatattagcagtagcagtaatcttgttcctttcacaaaatgttttttaattatttttaatttaatttacatttatcccaaagtgatctctgaataatcattcaatgatgaatttaatagttacattctcggttatattaattggattataaattaaaataaactacagtttccagcttctactacaacattattttatattttattttatgtttttaattttttaaacgcagttTGCACCtcgtgttggtgattttacacgtaatataataaaattgatactactgatgagtaggtaagtaccgtattgtttaatcaaattatttacacgattattaactaaaaaaatatctatgaagtataaacatccgcatttctattaactataaattcataattgtatgagctatacatgttacatatatttttcgaaaaaactatttaaaaaaacaagaataattcctattttatgtcacacgggttgaactagcaactgctacgacaactgtgcaattttttttaagcataatacgttttgaaaacgtccagaaaagagtttgttttaagactgtctgtcttgataacaactaattttatttagagtgtattgttatattatattataatgaaattaataattatagtaaaatatataattgcaagacatttaatacctatatctatagccatctagggtataaactacactaaaaaaggtgtaagtatgctaataaaatatatgaggtgtataatgaatttatgtatataaaaatataaaatttaaagattaataacattatattgttttaaatacttcgcgcaaacctaaggtgatacccggcgtatagtataacatgcaaaaaggtgcgtattaaacttggcgtggtgaaacgaagacggtctcgcgtattttatacattgcgttattgggattaaacttataaatgcttctacgtcacccctagttaacagattgtccgtggcaatgaatatttaatttaagtctaaaaagtaattaatgtaaaatagtaggtaataatatgaaaacaaacttactcgtaaacatctactcttccggtgaaacgtagctagagtgccgccatcgccgaagaaacagctatcttcatccatcttcatctaatcacctcactccgatgaactgaaacttgaaagtatcgaaatattttatgaaaataacctgatcaatcgaaatttgcgagtttatgttacaacttatccggtttaacgaactgtccgtttatatttgtagcctattatttttttgttcactgaaatcaaaatatacaatatattatatttattatacaatagtatttctgaaactattagaattgttaaccgtcgccaacgaatttcgacaattgacgactgccatagatattataaaatatattatttattatgataaatccaaagaacttatatattattatataagtactcagtatacctatacggtatattatttattataaataatttataaatcgtatgttcttttacagaaatctttgtgatctgcagtgcacctattctggttttctatttcaattatagttcgcatgccaaatttaactatacaaactggtccgcaagtttatagacattctaatacattcagtgccaatagacaaagtgtttgagaagttatatatttttggtacctaattaatttacaatatgaattattataagttacctatgtaggtacttgtccaaaactcgactacctgcaaatcattggtttttatggtatagccttacgaagttcacgattttcggtgttttacgcacacgtacaacgcttaaagtttaccgagcttaagtattacaaattaattttttttttaatctaggtaaatcaacgttttaaaattgatgatgcaaaaataattctgacacccatccatggtggttttacataacaagtcgagggatgtttttgattttaattgttcgagcaagcgcagtgtggtacaccgggtacatatgaaaataccaaaaatttcaattagttataatacatacaacttaaaaataagactgaccgccaagttcagacttccctgacgttttcagttaaaaactaatgatttccggcaattattttttgcaatatcgttcttaattcgttgttacttgtaatatatacatatgcctattttaaaaatattattcgtgggtaattgaaacgtctaaaatatattatcatatacaaatacgataataaacaaataataataattcaacttaaacggctacggtattaatgatatttaataatatcaatataaatatagtatacaatatcctaggctgacaaatcgtctccacttaaaatcgtttttcgtatactatgatattatatcattgaagtcaaatttaacactatccataacagtcacccacttgtaacctactgttcagcagagtcaattccaatttttttttttagattctgaggtaagcgatgaatgtattgattttacaatgatgtgtgttttttttattttttttttgtgtctgtcatcaccttttaggacagtaaaagtgcttgaattttctttaacagtaacttttcagataggaaagtgaatctagttggtactatggggggtcaaaagtaaaattttcccagtagttttcaaaagcgacgtgaaaaacaaaggaaaaacgggaattttttacgcaaagtccgttttcgagaaaatcgattttggtttttggtgcaactctaaaacaaatgactgaatgcttatattagcattttctatacatcataacattttccaaatattttgacttattttgagctgtttacggacattttcagtttccattttattttagtttttttttctataaatatcaataaaatgttatttgttggttaaaaaagcttgaaaatttaatagaaggttcctaggttattgtttcaaaggcagatgaaaaaaattaaaaatccttagtcacggtttttatttataagcattt
This region includes:
- the LOC132946977 gene encoding 52 kDa repressor of the inhibitor of the protein kinase-like isoform X2, translating into MLQKALKDSEFMISLIVIKVLFSYGLPLCKQLQKVQIDLKKTILIVENKMADDVGIELLEKRISSKQTHRANPNLQNHSTEQYYRVTVFLPYIDYFISQLTERFVNHKSIFEGFDCIFKTQPLPLEINDREQFNKLVNIYSPVVDKFNSIAEFNMWKTKLFTDNIILSSGLQALEICDKEFYPNIYMLIKIFCTLPVSTTTPERSFSNLKRIKTYLRNSMNETRLNGLALLACHTETKITPDEVIDELSLKNRRLEFVL
- the LOC132946977 gene encoding 52 kDa repressor of the inhibitor of the protein kinase-like isoform X1: MLQKALKDSEFMISLIVIKVLFSYGLPLCKQLQKVQIDLKKTILIVENVIATLKCIRENNEIEFKIIYNNVKKMADDVGIELLEKRISSKQTHRANPNLQNHSTEQYYRVTVFLPYIDYFISQLTERFVNHKSIFEGFDCIFKTQPLPLEINDREQFNKLVNIYSPVVDKFNSIAEFNMWKTKLFTDNIILSSGLQALEICDKEFYPNIYMLIKIFCTLPVSTTTPERSFSNLKRIKTYLRNSMNETRLNGLALLACHTETKITPDEVIDELSLKNRRLEFVL
- the LOC132946978 gene encoding uncharacterized protein LOC132946978 isoform X1, whose product is MTSKKNTLLSFFTSNKKIRRENENNETEVNSPVRKITEVNKSACTTNSLESFSEASNSRLQQDDFICENNQTLGNANDIGYFVECLSLTDADKKLVLTNLWVPDVEYKFPLLAKNEKRGLRFQHKWLKEFNWLAYSNVKNGTFCKYCVLFAKNGGVGSQPLGSLVTVAFSNWKKEKETFRARGSLKYHTLSVLDSEHFLK